A window from Candidatus Zixiibacteriota bacterium encodes these proteins:
- a CDS encoding TadE family protein produces MRLFKTGILPKISSTRGNAVVEFALVLPILLLVLFGITELGRMIMTANVLNTASREGARLAAVSPVSDSLSVQARVMEVLEAASVEPSAIVVVYDPGTHTVRVQVTTEFEILSRSVLPEVLRGTVELSGQTVFRYES; encoded by the coding sequence ATGAGGCTCTTCAAAACCGGGATATTGCCGAAAATCAGCAGTACCAGGGGAAACGCGGTTGTCGAGTTTGCACTGGTGCTGCCAATCCTGCTCCTGGTGCTTTTCGGCATCACGGAACTCGGCAGGATGATTATGACGGCCAATGTACTGAATACCGCGTCGCGCGAAGGCGCTCGTCTGGCCGCCGTGAGTCCGGTGTCGGACAGTCTGTCGGTGCAGGCCCGCGTGATGGAAGTTCTCGAGGCCGCCAGTGTCGAGCCAAGTGCGATTGTCGTGGTATATGACCCGGGCACGCACACGGTCCGAGTGCAGGTAACGACGGAATTCGAAATTCTCAGCCGGTCGGTTCTCCCCGAAGTGCTTCGCGGCACGGTCGAGCTGAGCGGGCAGACCGTCTTTCGATACGAAAGCTGA